Proteins encoded by one window of Pecten maximus chromosome 15, xPecMax1.1, whole genome shotgun sequence:
- the LOC117343130 gene encoding serine/threonine-protein kinase 17A-like: MNGLHSVHYHNSVDGFQKDCKYQPNTSIVSGALADKYDVQGEIGRGKFAVVKRCVNKENGDVVAAKCIRKRRRGKSCREEILREVVMLEMALEHPRLVDLKEVFETQSELILITEYCSGGELFTECVIEESFSEKDVVCMMVQILEGLVYLHEKNIVHLDLKPQNILLTKPFPHGTIKLCDLGFACLVNTGEDIRDIIGTPDYVAPEVLSYEPLGLYTDMWSLGVLTYVMLTACSPFCGKTQNETFLNISQVNLDFPDNLFSNISPGAQDFIKLLLVKEPSERLTAKQCLEHSWIKSADTVDPRPDKVADSAPESHLETLTDQAGSCESLLNESCSDSAMKSEDEKDNEDDIENRLHSSTQQNLSGKHQSEICENKTGGRIENSRTEGVDNVYRTRLEIISTNRMNKCNSTDEGRTPDDSDIDDKKKVHVVCCSPECQSSDQQDVNSNNGGSPTHI, encoded by the exons ATGAATGGACTACACAGTGTCCATTATCACAATAGTGTAGACGGATTCCAAAAAGATTGTAAATACCAGCCTAACACCTCCATCGTAAGTGGTGCCCTCGCAGACAAGTATGACGTCCAGGGAGAAATTGGCAG GGGCAAGTTTGCTGTGGTGAAGCGCTGTGTCAACAAAGAAAATGGCGATGTTGTGGCTGCTAAGTGTATACGCAAGCGACGTAGAGGCAAGAGTTGTCGCGAAGAAATCCTTCGTGAGGTTGTCATGTTGGAAATGGCACTGGAACATCCAAGATTAGTCGACCTCAAGGAAGTGTTTGAAACTCAGAGTGAACTCATCCTGATCACAGAGTA TTGTTCGGGTGGAGAGCTGTTCACGGAATGTGTGATCGAGGAGTCTTTTAGTGAAAAGGATGTCGTTTGCATGATGGTTCAAATCCTGGAGGGCCTTGTCTACCTACATGAGAAAAATATTGTCCACCTTGACCTAAAG CCCCAAAATATCCTTCTGACCAAACCCTTCCCACACGGGACCATCAAGCTGTGTGACCTTGGCTTCGCCTGTCTCGTTAACACCGGGGAGGATATACGTGATATTATTGGCACGCCTGATTATGTTG cACCTGAAGTTTTGAGTTACGAGCCTTTAGGCCTCtacacagacatgtg GAGCTTGGGGGTTTTAACCTATGTGATGCTGACGGCTTGCTCTCCCTTTTGTGGTAAGACCCAGAATGAGACATTTCTCAACATATCTCAGGTAAACCTAGACTTCCCAGACAATCTGTTCTCCAACATCTCACCAGGAGCTCAGGATTTCATCAAACTTCTGCTGGTAAAGGAGCCAAG TGAAAGATTAACAGCTAAGCAGTGTTTAGAACACTCCTGGATAAAAAGTGCTGACACAGTAGATCCACGTCCTGATAAAGTGGCTGACAGTGCCCCGGAAAGCCACCTAGAAACTCTCACAGATCAGGCAGGCTCATGTGAGTCTCTGCTCAACGAGAGCTGTAGTGACTCAGCGATGAAGAGTGAGGATGAGAAAGATAATGAGGATGACATTGAAAACAGACTACATAGTAGTACTCAGCAAAATCTCAGTGGCAAACACCAAAgtgaaatttgtgaaaataaaactgGAGGTAGAATAGAAAATTCTAGAACAGAGGGTGTTGATAATGTGTACAGAACTCGATTAGAGATTATTTCTACAAATCGTATGAACAAGTGCAATTCAACAGATGAGGGCAGAACACCGGATGATTCAGACATTGATGATAAAAAGAAAGTCCATGTTGTGTGCTGCTCACCAGAGTGCCAATCATCAGATCAACAGGATGTCAACAGTAACAACGGAGGCTCACCAACACATATATGA